ACACGGTCATTGGTTGCTGCAATTAGGCAAGAGTAGTCGAAACCGATTTCTTTGGCACCCGGTTTGACGGTTTCGTTCCAGTTGACATTGCCGTCTCCCATCCCCAAATGCCACTTTCCGATAGCTCCGGTCACATAACCGCATTGCTGCATCATCTTCGGCAAGGTAAACTGATTTTCATTAATGATAAGAGGAGCATCTCCCGGCAGGATTTTTGCATCCTTATTTTTCCACGGATACATTCCGGTCATCAAAGCGTAACGGCTGGGAGTGGAAGTTGCCGAAGTGGCATATCCGTTCGTGAAACAAACTCCGCCATGAGCCAGACTGTCGATATTCGGAGTATGAATCGTAGTAGAGCCGTAAGCGCTGACATCACCAAATCCCAGATCATCGGCAAGAATCACAATCACATTCGGCTTTTCTTCTACGTGCTGTGAGGTACAACCTACTAAAGACAACGTAGGAACTAGATAGATTATCTTTTTCATAATATTATGTAGTTAATAACGATGCAAATTTAGCCACCACTTATTTATTTATGTAGAACAAATGTTTAATAATGGGGAGAAATGTCCATCCTACAACTATTTCAAAGAAACAAGGAATGAAAATGCATGTGATGAATTGGAAGCATCCGTAGCAGTAAAGATGGTATTGGAATATAATAAGCAGGCAAAACGGAATTCGAAATAATAGCCAGTTAGAAAGTTGCAAACTAGAAAATAAACTGCATAAATAAACGCATGAGCATACAAAGAACAGTCTAATATTACATAAAGCCAAACAAAATATGCATCTTTCTCTAGTTGGATTATACCATCAAATAAAAAGATCTCCTTAGAATGTGTTTTTCCCATATATTGTGAGAAAGTATTCCCCCATTTTGAGAGAATATTTTCTCACAAAATGAGGGAAAAACACAACTTGCCATATTCATCTCCCGATTATTATCTGACCATATACCAACATTATCTAAATTGATTTAAATCAAAATCGTCCGGTCTGAACTCACCCTGAAAGATTTTGTTCTACTTTTGCAGCCAAAACAAATAAGCGGCAAATAATAGTAAGGTAAAAAGGTAACAGGTATTAAGGTTAAGTTTTGTATGAAGAAGAGTCTTATTGCATTGGCGTTCGGCACACTGGGATTAGGTATTGCCGAATTTGTAATGATGGGAATTTTGCCCGATGTGGCAAAAGATTTAGGTATTAGTATTCCTACCGCAGGGCATTTCATTTCTGCTTATGCATTAGGCGTCTGTGTCGGTGCACCTGTATTGACATTGGCTCGCAAATATCCGCTAAAACATATTCTGTTAGTATTAGTTACCTTAATTATGATAGGTAATATCTGTGCGGCTATGGCTCCCAATTACTGGGTGTTGCTCGCTGCCCGTTTTATCTCCGGCTTGCCTCATGGTGCATACTTCGGAGTAGGCTCTATTGTTGCAGAGAAACTGGCCGACAAGGGTAAAGGTTCGGAAGCCGTCTCCATCATGATTGCAGGAATGACCATTGCCAATCTGTTCGGCGTACCTTTGGGCACTTCCTTAAGTACCATGCTTTCCTGGCGTGCCACTTTCCTGCTGGTCGGTATCTGGGGAATTGTTATCCTATATTATATCTGGCGATGGGTTCCTCATGTAGAGGGTCTGAAGGATACCGGCTTTAAAGGACAATTCCGCTTTCTTAAAACTCCGGCTCCGTGGCTGATTCTCGGTGCTACGGCATTAGGTAATGGCGGTGTATTCTGCTGGTATAGCTACATCAATCCGATGCTTACCAATGTGTCCGGCTTCTCCGCAGAAAGCATTACGCCTTTAATGATCCTTGCCGGCTTCGGTATGGTAGTGGGAAACCTGATTAGCGGACGTCTCTCCGACCGCTACACCCCCGGAAAAGTAGGGACTGCCGCACAAGCACTTATCTGTATTATGTTATTGCTCATCTTCTTCCTTTCTCCCTATAAATGGGCAGCAGCCCTGTTGATGTGCCTTTGTACGGCAGGACTGTTCGCAGTATCCAGTCCGGAGCAGGTATTAATTATCCGCGTATCAAAGGGAGGAGAAATGCTGGGAGCAGCCTGCGTGCAGGTTGCATTCAATCTCGGAAATGCCATCGGTGCTTATGCAGGCGGACTGGCTGTTAGCGGTGGCTACCGTTATCCGGCTCTGGCGGGTGTGCCATTTGCTCTCATTGGATTTACTTTATTCCTGATTTTCTATAAGAAATACCAAGCAAAATATTAAAACTCTGCCAAAATGCCTATCTTTGCAGCCAGATTATCGATAACTAAATAAAAACGAAATAGATAAATGGCATTGCAATGTGGTATTGTCGGACTACCGAACGTGGGTAAGTCGACACTTTTCAACTGTTTGTCGAACGCGAAAGCACAGGCGGCAAATTTCCCTTTCTGTACAATTGAACCCAATGTAGGTGTAATCACCGTTCCCGACGAACGTCTGAACGCACTGGCAGAATTGGTGCATCCCCAACGAATTGTCCCTACAACTGTAGAAATCGTAGATATCGCCGGACTGGTGAAAGGCGCAAGCAAAGGCGAAGGACTGGGAAACAAGTTCCTTGCCAATATCCGTGAAACAGACGCAATTATCCACGTACTCCGTTGCTTCGACGACGACAACGTGACACACGTAGACGGAAGCGTAAATCCCGTCCGCGACAAAGAAATCATCGACTACGAACTTCAACTGAAAGACCTGGAAACCATCGAAAGCCGTATCCAGAAAGTGCAGAAACAGGCACAGACAGGTGGTGACAAAGCTGCAAAACAAGCTTACGATGTGTTGGTTCAATATAAAGACGCACTGGAACAGGGAAAATCTGCACGTACCGTTACTTTCGAAACCAAAGACGAACAGAAGATTGCCCGTGAACTGTTCCTGCTGACCAGCAAACCGGTAATGTACGTTTGTAACGTTGATGAAGCAAGTGCGGTAAACGGCAACAAATACGTAGATATGGTACGCGAGGCCGTAAAAGACGAGAATGCTCAAATCCTGATTGTCGCAGCCAAAACAGAAGCCGACATCGCCGAACTGGAAACGTACGAAGACCGTCAGATGTTCCTTGCCGAAGTAGGCTTGGAAGAATCGGGCGTAGCACGTCTTATCAAATCGGCTTATAGACTCCTGAACCTCGAAACTTACTTCACAGCCGGCGTACAGGAAGTACGTGCCTGGACTTACGAAAAGGGATGGAAGGCTCCGCAATGTGCCGGAGTGATCCACACCGATTTTGAAAAAGGCTTTATCCGTGCCGAAGTTATCAAATACGACGATTATATCAAATACGGTTCGGAAGCAGCCGTGAAAGAAGCCGGAAAACTGGGTGTGGAAGGAAAAGAATATATCGTGCAGGATGGCGACATCATGCATTTCCGTTTCAACGTGTGATTATCGGCAATCACCGACGACTTATTAATTACTAATTCGCTAACAATATGAAATATCTCATTGCAGGAACGGGAGGTGTAGGCGGCAGTATCGCAGGATTCTTGTCGCTGGCAGGCAAAGATGTAACTTGTATTGCCCGTGGAGCTCATTTGCAATCAATTCAAACGAACGGTTTGACACTGAAGTCGGATTTGAAGGGCGAACATACACTCCGGATTCCGGCAACTACCGCTGAAGAATTCAATGGAAAAGCAGATGTGATATTTGTATGCGTAAAAGGTTATTCGGTCGATTCTATTGTAGAACTGATAAAAAGGGCAGCACACAAAGACACGGTTGTCATCCCTATCCTGAATGTGTACGGCACAGGGCCACGCATACAAAAGTTAGTACCGGAAGTCACTGTCCTCGACGGATGCATCTATATCGTAGGTTTCGTATCCGGCACAGGAGAAATCACTCAAATGGGAAAGATATTCCGGCTGGTATATGGTGCTCACCACGGCACAGTTGTGAAACCCGGATTGCTGGAAGCTATCCGCCAAGACTTGCAGGAAGCAGGCATAAAAGTGGAATTGTCACCGGACATCAACCGGGATACGTTCATCAAATGGTCGTTTATCTCCGCAATGGCTGTGACGGGTGCTTACTACGACGTTCCGATGGGAGAAGTGCAAAAACCGGGAAAGATACGGGATACATTTATCGGACTTTCCACGGAAAGCGCTGCCTTAGGCAAGAAACTGGGCGTCGAATTTCCCGAAGACCCCGTCAGCTACAACCTGAAAGTGATTGACAAGCTCGCCCCCGAAAGTACCGCTTCTATGCAGAAAGACCTGGCACGCGGACACGATTCGGAAATACAGGGGTTGCTCTTCGACATGATTGCAGCAGCCGAGGAACAAGGAATAGACATACCGACCTACCGGATGGTAGCGGAGAAATTCAAAGAATCTAATCATTAACATTAATCCAATATAGAATGAATACCATGCTATTATCCATCCACTGGAACCCGAATCCCGAACTATTCAACCTGTTCGGCATTTCTATCCGTTATTACGGATTACTGTGGGCAGTAGGAATATTCTTTGCTTATATGGTTGTTCACTACCAGTACCGGGATAAAAAGATAGAAGAAAAAAAGTTTGACCCGCTTTTCTTTTATTGTTTTTTTGGTATTCTGATCGGCGCGCGCCTGGGACACTGCTTGTTCTATGCCCCGGGATATTACCTGTCTCATTTTTGGGAAATGATTCTTCCCATCAAATTCATGCCGGACGGAAACTGGAAATTCACCGGATATGAAGGACTTGCCAGCCACGGCGGTACATTAGGATTGATCATCGCCCTTTGGCTGTATTGCCGTAAGACGAAACTTCATTATATGGACGTGTTGGATATGATTGCCGTAGCTACTCCAATCACCGCCTGTTTCATCCGCCTTGCCAACCTGATGAACTCCGAAATCATCGGCAAACCATCCGATGTGCCCTGGGCATTCGTTTTCGAACGTGTGAAAGAATATGGAGCAAACGGTGAAATACTTCCGGCAATCCCTCGCCATCCGGGACAACTCTACGAAGCCATCGCTTATCTTATCCTGTTCTTCATCATGATTTACCTGTATAAGAATTACAGCAAGAAACTGCACCGCGGCTTCTTCTTCGGGTTTTGCCTGACTTATATCTTCACCTTCCGCTTTTTCATCGAATTCCTGAAAGAAAACCAGGAGGATTTTGAAAACAGCATGATGTTCAATATGGGGCAATGGTTAAGCGTTCCGTTTATCATCATAGGCGTCTATTTCATGTTCTTCTATGATAAGAAGAAAAAGAAAATAGGCTAAATCAAAGAAAGGAATTGTCTGAAAAGTCGTCAGTAACTCTAATTTCTCTCCTTCCTGAAGGAGGAGAATTATAATAGAACCGACTTTTCAGACAGGCTCTTGTAAAAAAGACATATCCTAAGGCATTATATACATTTTCAGTTTATTTCCCCCTGACTATCTTCTTTATATCATTCAGTTTATTCAGCGCTTCAATAGGAGTAAGATTATTCACATCAAGATTCAATATCTCATCGCGAATCTGACAGAGAATCGGATCGTCCAACTGGAAGAAGCTTAACTGCATACCTCCACGATTTTCGCCCACTTCTGCCAGCGGTGTACCTGCTATGCCCTGTTGGCGATTATCAGATTCAAGCTGTTTCAATATCTCATTCGCACGTTTCACAATGCTTTTCGGCATACCTGCCATCTTTGCCACATGAATACCGAAAGAGTGTTCACTACCACCACGTTCCAGCTTACGAAGGAAGATTACTTTATTATCAACTTCTTTCACCGATACATTATAATTCTTAATGCGCTTGAAAGATTTCTCCATCTCATTCAATTCATGATAATGCGTAGCAAATAATGTACGTGCTTTTGCTTTCGGATGTTCGTGGATATACTCTACAATTGCCCAGGCAATGGAAATACCATCATAAGTGGAAGTACCACGACCCAATTCGTCAAATAATACCAGGCTCCGGGAAGAAATATTGTTGAGGATATCAGCCGCTTCATTCATTTCTACCATGAATGTAGATTCGCCGACTGATATATTATCGCTCGCTCCTACACGGGTAAATATCTTATCTACCAAACCGATATGCGCACTTTCCGCAGGAACAAACGAGCCGATTTGAGCCAATAGCGTAATCAATGCCGTTTGGCGCAAGAGTGCCGACTTACCTGCCATGTTGGGACCGGTTATAATAATAATCTGCTGTGTATCGCTGTCCAGCATTACATCATTGGCAATATACTTCTCGCCTATCGGAAGTTGTTTTTCTATTACCGGGTGACGTCCCTGACGAATATCCAATACGTCATTATCCTCAATAATCGGACGGATATAACGATTCTCACGCGCCACATTGGCAAATGACAGCAGACAGTCCAGACGTGCAATCTGATTCGCATTAATCTGTATCTGTGGAATAAACTCCATCAATGACTGTACCAAATCCGTATATAGCTGCGTTTCCAGCACCAGAATCTTATCCTCCGCTCCCAAAATCTTTTCTTCATATTCCTTTAGTTCCTGCGTGATATAACGTTCTGCGTTGACTAACGTCTGTTTACGAATCCACTCTTTCGGAACTTTATC
The Bacteroides caecimuris DNA segment above includes these coding regions:
- the lgt gene encoding prolipoprotein diacylglyceryl transferase, giving the protein MNTMLLSIHWNPNPELFNLFGISIRYYGLLWAVGIFFAYMVVHYQYRDKKIEEKKFDPLFFYCFFGILIGARLGHCLFYAPGYYLSHFWEMILPIKFMPDGNWKFTGYEGLASHGGTLGLIIALWLYCRKTKLHYMDVLDMIAVATPITACFIRLANLMNSEIIGKPSDVPWAFVFERVKEYGANGEILPAIPRHPGQLYEAIAYLILFFIMIYLYKNYSKKLHRGFFFGFCLTYIFTFRFFIEFLKENQEDFENSMMFNMGQWLSVPFIIIGVYFMFFYDKKKKKIG
- a CDS encoding ketopantoate reductase family protein, with translation MKYLIAGTGGVGGSIAGFLSLAGKDVTCIARGAHLQSIQTNGLTLKSDLKGEHTLRIPATTAEEFNGKADVIFVCVKGYSVDSIVELIKRAAHKDTVVIPILNVYGTGPRIQKLVPEVTVLDGCIYIVGFVSGTGEITQMGKIFRLVYGAHHGTVVKPGLLEAIRQDLQEAGIKVELSPDINRDTFIKWSFISAMAVTGAYYDVPMGEVQKPGKIRDTFIGLSTESAALGKKLGVEFPEDPVSYNLKVIDKLAPESTASMQKDLARGHDSEIQGLLFDMIAAAEEQGIDIPTYRMVAEKFKESNH
- the ychF gene encoding redox-regulated ATPase YchF, producing the protein MALQCGIVGLPNVGKSTLFNCLSNAKAQAANFPFCTIEPNVGVITVPDERLNALAELVHPQRIVPTTVEIVDIAGLVKGASKGEGLGNKFLANIRETDAIIHVLRCFDDDNVTHVDGSVNPVRDKEIIDYELQLKDLETIESRIQKVQKQAQTGGDKAAKQAYDVLVQYKDALEQGKSARTVTFETKDEQKIARELFLLTSKPVMYVCNVDEASAVNGNKYVDMVREAVKDENAQILIVAAKTEADIAELETYEDRQMFLAEVGLEESGVARLIKSAYRLLNLETYFTAGVQEVRAWTYEKGWKAPQCAGVIHTDFEKGFIRAEVIKYDDYIKYGSEAAVKEAGKLGVEGKEYIVQDGDIMHFRFNV
- the araJ gene encoding MFS transporter AraJ, which codes for MKKSLIALAFGTLGLGIAEFVMMGILPDVAKDLGISIPTAGHFISAYALGVCVGAPVLTLARKYPLKHILLVLVTLIMIGNICAAMAPNYWVLLAARFISGLPHGAYFGVGSIVAEKLADKGKGSEAVSIMIAGMTIANLFGVPLGTSLSTMLSWRATFLLVGIWGIVILYYIWRWVPHVEGLKDTGFKGQFRFLKTPAPWLILGATALGNGGVFCWYSYINPMLTNVSGFSAESITPLMILAGFGMVVGNLISGRLSDRYTPGKVGTAAQALICIMLLLIFFLSPYKWAAALLMCLCTAGLFAVSSPEQVLIIRVSKGGEMLGAACVQVAFNLGNAIGAYAGGLAVSGGYRYPALAGVPFALIGFTLFLIFYKKYQAKY